A window of the Fundidesulfovibrio magnetotacticus genome harbors these coding sequences:
- a CDS encoding PAS domain-containing protein, with protein sequence MALPALLAALLLAILCALLWTAHRSNLKRQALAVELFRQDALNRASSLEYFFTERRNDMDLLAESPAVLAYFGNVAMGMSASYGLLESARQVESQFAKTLADKRLGGRPVFTCIALLDDKGRVVAAADRGRDPPGAGDGPRFGAEDAVERGGMSWSLAPGPQGAAREILLRRTVAVAGRDAGTLAARLSLDVVLGEFLAPRASDPPRYCLAFEQREVVCAGGQDVAYPEALKSGESQVTAIQAKGAAGRLGVAAEVEGTPLTFFSTVSQASLQVQSAWPLTLFAGLASLLLLTGSGLLVKVRLERAAVEARLEEKALAEREIVRRMEEFDALFDGLPGYAFTKDAGGRYVGANAAFCRAVGIPLEELAGRRDDEIFPPEIAQGYMRDDRLLLSGRRDFLETEETIPDNGRMVSVSTRKLALRHSDGALGGLIGLGFDITERKRIESELREAKELVEERVRLRTGELAVANAKLQDEMREREKAHREISLILEAVSAVLAGVDAQGRVLRWNTAAANAFQLPAAEALGRPFTALPLPWDWAAAFKPVEECRRTGRTAKASSVWYERAEGGDGFLVVTVSPLAADGADAAGYLLLAEDVTDIQFLEAQLAQAAKLEAIGQLAAGIAHEINTPAQYVGDSVSFLQDAFADYQRLSALARRLRDEPGLAAARGPALAARQLEDMDDDFLAEETPRTFARIFDGLGRISSIVSAMKRFSYSGGDLKKPVDLAQAIENTLVISRNEWKYVADVITDFDPDLGETPCLAGDISQVLLNVIVNAAHAIGESVGNTGEKGLITVRTRRVGDKAVVSVQDTGPGIPESVGERVFNLFFTTKEVGKGTGQGLAIAHDIVVNKHGGTIRFESEPGKGTTFFIALPLGG encoded by the coding sequence ATGGCGCTGCCCGCCCTGCTGGCGGCGCTGCTCCTGGCGATCCTGTGCGCCCTGCTCTGGACCGCCCACCGCAGCAACCTCAAACGCCAGGCCCTTGCCGTGGAGCTGTTCCGGCAGGACGCCCTCAACCGGGCCTCCAGCCTGGAATACTTCTTCACCGAACGCCGCAACGACATGGACCTCCTGGCCGAGAGCCCCGCCGTGCTCGCCTACTTCGGCAACGTGGCCATGGGCATGTCCGCAAGCTACGGCCTCCTGGAGAGCGCGCGGCAGGTGGAATCCCAGTTCGCCAAGACGCTGGCCGACAAGCGTCTGGGGGGCCGCCCGGTCTTCACCTGCATCGCCCTGCTGGACGACAAGGGTCGCGTGGTGGCCGCCGCGGACAGGGGTCGGGATCCGCCGGGCGCGGGGGATGGGCCTCGCTTCGGCGCGGAGGACGCCGTGGAGCGCGGCGGCATGTCCTGGAGCCTCGCGCCCGGGCCGCAGGGCGCGGCCCGGGAGATCCTGCTGAGGCGGACCGTGGCCGTGGCCGGGCGCGACGCCGGCACGCTGGCCGCGCGGCTCTCCCTGGACGTGGTGCTGGGCGAGTTCCTGGCCCCCCGGGCCAGCGACCCGCCCCGCTACTGCCTGGCCTTCGAGCAGCGCGAGGTGGTCTGCGCCGGAGGCCAGGACGTGGCGTACCCGGAGGCCCTCAAGTCGGGCGAGTCCCAGGTGACGGCCATCCAGGCCAAAGGCGCGGCGGGGCGGCTCGGCGTGGCGGCCGAGGTGGAGGGCACGCCGCTCACGTTTTTCTCCACGGTGTCCCAGGCGTCCCTGCAGGTGCAGTCCGCGTGGCCGCTCACGCTGTTCGCCGGGCTGGCGAGCCTTTTGCTGCTCACGGGTTCGGGCCTGCTGGTGAAGGTGCGCCTGGAGCGCGCCGCCGTGGAGGCCCGGCTGGAAGAAAAGGCCCTGGCCGAGCGCGAGATCGTGCGGCGCATGGAGGAGTTCGACGCCCTCTTCGACGGCCTGCCCGGCTACGCCTTCACCAAGGACGCCGGAGGGCGCTACGTGGGGGCCAACGCAGCCTTCTGCCGGGCCGTGGGCATCCCCCTGGAGGAGCTGGCAGGAAGGCGCGACGACGAAATCTTCCCGCCCGAGATCGCCCAGGGCTACATGCGCGACGACCGGCTGCTCCTCTCCGGGCGGCGTGACTTCCTGGAGACCGAGGAGACCATTCCCGACAACGGCCGCATGGTGAGCGTCTCCACGCGCAAACTGGCGCTGCGCCACTCCGACGGGGCGCTGGGCGGGCTCATCGGCCTGGGATTCGACATCACCGAGCGCAAGCGCATCGAGAGCGAGCTTCGCGAAGCCAAGGAGCTGGTGGAGGAGCGCGTGCGCCTGCGCACCGGGGAGCTGGCCGTGGCCAACGCCAAGCTCCAGGACGAAATGCGCGAGCGCGAGAAGGCCCACAGGGAGATCAGCCTCATCCTGGAGGCCGTTTCGGCGGTGCTGGCGGGCGTGGACGCCCAAGGGCGCGTCTTGCGCTGGAACACGGCGGCGGCCAACGCGTTCCAGCTGCCTGCCGCGGAGGCCCTGGGCCGTCCCTTCACGGCGCTGCCCCTGCCCTGGGACTGGGCCGCCGCCTTCAAGCCCGTGGAGGAGTGCAGGCGCACGGGGCGCACGGCCAAGGCCAGCAGCGTCTGGTATGAGCGCGCCGAGGGCGGCGACGGCTTCCTGGTGGTCACCGTGAGCCCCCTGGCCGCCGACGGCGCGGACGCGGCAGGCTACCTGCTTCTGGCCGAGGACGTGACCGACATCCAGTTCCTGGAGGCCCAGCTGGCCCAGGCCGCCAAGCTGGAGGCCATCGGCCAGCTGGCGGCGGGAATCGCCCACGAGATCAACACGCCTGCCCAGTATGTGGGCGATTCCGTGAGCTTCCTCCAGGACGCCTTCGCGGACTACCAGCGACTCTCGGCCCTGGCCCGCCGCCTGCGCGACGAACCCGGCCTGGCCGCCGCCCGGGGCCCGGCGCTGGCCGCCCGCCAGCTGGAGGACATGGACGACGATTTTCTGGCCGAGGAGACCCCGCGCACCTTCGCCAGGATTTTCGACGGCCTGGGGCGCATCAGCTCCATCGTCTCGGCCATGAAGCGCTTCTCCTATTCGGGCGGCGACCTGAAAAAACCCGTCGATCTTGCCCAGGCCATCGAGAACACCCTTGTGATTTCGCGCAACGAATGGAAATACGTTGCCGACGTGATCACCGATTTCGACCCGGACCTGGGCGAGACGCCCTGCCTGGCGGGAGACATCAGCCAGGTGCTGCTCAACGTCATCGTCAACGCCGCCCACGCCATCGGGGAGAGCGTCGGGAACACGGGGGAAAAGGGTCTCATCACCGTGCGCACGCGCCGCGTAGGGGACAAGGCCGTCGTCAGCGTCCAGGACACCGGTCCGGGCATCCCCGAGTCCGTGGGGGAACGGGTGTTCAACCTTTTCTTCACCACCAAGGAAGTGGGCAAGGGTACGGGGCAGGGGCTTGCCATCGCCCACGACATCGTGGTGAACAAGCACGGCGGGACCATCCGCTTCGAATCCGAACCCGGCAAGGGAACCACGTTCTTCATCGCGCTCCCCCTCGGCGGGTGA
- a CDS encoding transporter substrate-binding domain-containing protein — MATCIRTLTFLALLALSCLTETRASARDLDEIRAQGVLRHLGVPYAAFVTGNGDGFDVELMRDFAAHLGVGYEYVATDWPTAIQDLVGRRFTTDGADVTLEGPAETRGDVLASGLTVLPWREKLLDFSAPVFPTQVWLVVRADSALAPIAPTGEVREDIRRTREKLMSRTTLTKSGTCLDPRLFDLAPLGVQAKEFTGSLNDLAPAVIVGEADTTLLDVPDVMVALQKFPGRIKVIGPMSEEQQMAVGFRKDQPALRAEFARFFEQYVRTGRYMALVERYYPLAPRYFPRFFPG; from the coding sequence ATGGCGACCTGCATTCGTACGCTGACGTTTCTCGCGCTGCTTGCGCTGTCGTGCCTGACCGAGACCCGGGCCTCCGCCAGGGACCTGGACGAGATCCGCGCGCAAGGCGTGCTGCGCCACCTGGGAGTGCCCTACGCGGCCTTCGTCACGGGCAACGGCGACGGCTTCGACGTGGAGCTCATGCGCGATTTTGCGGCACACCTGGGCGTGGGTTACGAATACGTGGCCACCGACTGGCCCACGGCCATCCAGGACCTCGTGGGACGGCGCTTCACCACCGACGGAGCCGACGTGACCCTCGAAGGGCCCGCCGAAACCAGGGGCGACGTGCTGGCCTCGGGGCTCACCGTGCTGCCCTGGCGCGAAAAGCTCCTGGACTTCTCCGCCCCGGTGTTCCCCACCCAGGTCTGGCTGGTGGTGCGCGCGGACTCGGCGCTTGCGCCCATCGCCCCCACGGGCGAGGTCCGCGAGGACATCCGGCGCACCCGCGAGAAGCTCATGAGCCGCACCACCCTCACCAAGAGCGGCACCTGCCTGGACCCCAGGCTCTTCGACCTGGCCCCCCTGGGCGTGCAGGCCAAGGAGTTCACCGGTTCCCTCAACGACCTGGCCCCGGCGGTGATCGTGGGCGAGGCCGACACCACCCTGCTGGACGTGCCCGACGTGATGGTGGCGCTCCAGAAGTTCCCGGGCCGGATCAAGGTGATCGGTCCCATGTCCGAAGAGCAGCAGATGGCCGTGGGCTTCCGCAAGGACCAGCCCGCCCTGCGCGCTGAGTTCGCGCGCTTTTTCGAGCAATACGTCCGCACGGGGCGCTACATGGCCCTGGTGGAACGCTACTACCCCCTTGCGCCGCGCTACTTCCCCAGGTTCTTCCCCGGCTAA
- a CDS encoding response regulator, with product MNDLVLIVDDEPHVLDALKTALRGRFSVHTALGPQEGLDRVRSGEPYAVVISDLKMPGMDGIAFLASVRELSPGATRIMLTGHGDMDAAMKAVNSGGVFRFFTKPCPTPVLVEAIREGIVRHQEHAAIQALRQERDAGQAPGGNGQDEQAFEARLLEAAGAQSLGAKELKIAAMIRDGLSTKEIALRLHLSSRTVETYRNMLRRKLDLLNRPVNMQQYLIRLSR from the coding sequence ATGAACGACCTCGTGCTCATCGTCGACGACGAGCCCCATGTGCTCGACGCCCTTAAGACCGCCCTGCGCGGACGCTTCAGCGTGCACACGGCCCTGGGGCCGCAGGAGGGGCTGGACAGGGTGCGCTCGGGCGAGCCCTACGCCGTGGTGATCTCGGACCTCAAAATGCCCGGAATGGACGGCATCGCTTTCCTGGCCAGCGTCCGCGAGCTGTCGCCCGGCGCCACGCGCATCATGCTCACCGGCCACGGCGACATGGACGCGGCCATGAAGGCCGTGAACAGTGGCGGGGTGTTCCGCTTCTTCACCAAGCCCTGCCCGACGCCCGTGTTGGTCGAGGCCATCCGCGAGGGCATCGTCCGCCACCAGGAGCACGCCGCCATCCAGGCCCTGCGCCAGGAGCGCGACGCAGGCCAGGCCCCGGGCGGCAACGGCCAGGACGAACAGGCCTTCGAGGCGAGGCTCCTGGAAGCGGCGGGCGCGCAAAGCCTGGGCGCGAAAGAGCTGAAGATCGCGGCCATGATCCGCGACGGCCTCTCCACCAAGGAGATCGCCCTGCGCCTCCACCTGTCGTCGCGCACCGTGGAGACCTACCGCAACATGCTGCGCCGCAAGCTGGACCTGCTCAACAGGCCCGTGAACATGCAGCAATACCTCATCCGTCTCTCCCGCTGA